One Lysinibacillus fusiformis genomic window carries:
- the argJ gene encoding bifunctional glutamate N-acetyltransferase/amino-acid acetyltransferase ArgJ yields the protein MTLTASTNIMKKLSSKNILSPKGFKAAGMHCGLKHKKKDLAVLVSDVPASVAGVFTTNAVQAAPLKVTKEVVYTTKKIQAMIVNSGNANACTGKQGLQDAQTMQVLTAGKLGIEANLVGVCSTGVIGEIMNMEPIEKGIAQLEPQDNLESAIDFAQAIMTTDTVMKNTSYSTIVDGKEVIIAGVAKGSGMIEPNMATMLGFITTDANIESDVLQAALSDITNLTFNAITVDGDTSTNDTVVVMANGLAGNESLTTAHPDWQNFYFTLKTVAQDLAKMIAKDGEGATKLIEVEVEGAFSDEEARKIAKTVVGSPLVKTAVFGCDANWGRIIAAVGYSGATVDPDKISIQIGGATMVENGEPIPFSEDELIQILKMHEVKIYVSLGVGEGKGHAWGCDLTYDYVQINASYRS from the coding sequence ATGACATTAACAGCATCAACAAATATCATGAAAAAATTATCAAGTAAAAATATCTTATCACCTAAGGGGTTTAAGGCAGCAGGGATGCATTGCGGACTAAAGCATAAGAAAAAGGATTTAGCAGTTTTAGTAAGTGACGTGCCAGCAAGTGTAGCCGGTGTATTTACAACAAATGCAGTACAGGCTGCACCGTTAAAGGTAACAAAAGAGGTAGTCTACACTACAAAAAAAATTCAGGCGATGATCGTGAACTCTGGGAATGCAAATGCTTGTACTGGTAAGCAAGGCTTGCAGGATGCACAAACAATGCAAGTTTTAACAGCTGGGAAGTTAGGGATTGAGGCAAATCTAGTTGGCGTTTGCTCAACTGGTGTTATCGGTGAAATTATGAACATGGAGCCTATTGAGAAGGGTATCGCTCAACTAGAGCCACAAGATAATCTTGAAAGTGCAATCGATTTTGCGCAGGCAATAATGACAACTGATACGGTCATGAAAAACACGAGCTATAGCACAATAGTTGATGGTAAAGAGGTCATTATTGCTGGTGTGGCAAAGGGCTCAGGAATGATTGAGCCAAACATGGCAACGATGCTTGGCTTTATAACGACAGATGCAAATATTGAATCAGATGTATTACAGGCTGCGTTGTCTGATATAACCAACCTTACGTTTAATGCTATTACAGTTGATGGGGATACATCTACAAATGATACGGTAGTAGTGATGGCGAATGGCTTAGCAGGCAATGAATCTTTAACAACTGCTCATCCGGATTGGCAAAACTTCTATTTTACATTAAAAACAGTTGCACAAGACTTAGCGAAGATGATTGCAAAAGATGGTGAGGGTGCAACGAAGCTAATCGAAGTTGAAGTTGAGGGTGCATTTTCTGATGAGGAAGCGCGTAAGATTGCAAAGACAGTTGTTGGTTCACCGCTTGTGAAAACGGCAGTATTCGGTTGTGATGCAAACTGGGGTCGTATTATTGCAGCGGTTGGCTACAGTGGTGCAACAGTGGACCCCGATAAAATTTCGATTCAAATTGGTGGGGCAACTATGGTTGAAAACGGCGAGCCAATTCCTTTCTCAGAAGATGAGTTAATTCAAATTTTGAAAATGCATGAAGTAAAAATTTATGTGTCACTTGGTGTTGGAGAAGGCAAGGGGCATGCATGGGGATGTGATTTAACTTATGACTATGTTCAAATCAATGCATCATACCGCTCGTAA
- the argC gene encoding N-acetyl-gamma-glutamyl-phosphate reductase, producing MKVGIVGATGYGGLELIRFLHNHQAVEQIDLFTSSEEGVVFSSKFGHLVNIADKPLQKIDYETLEKFDVVFTSTPSGVTSELLPPLVGKGPKLIDLSGDYRLKDPASYEAWYDKKAAPLKIIEQSVYGLTEWNADNVKNASLIANPGCYPTAVLLSLLPLLKEKLIDPSFLVIDAKSGISGAGNKPSQTTHFSEANESFSIYKTNSHQHIPEIEQAISMFAGVDTAISFNTHLVPMTRGILSTAYAPVMPDVTESHLVACLQATYEKHPFVRIVTDVNTLATNRVRGSNYCDIFVKIDSRTRRATIVGVIDNLVKGAAGQAIQNMNVQFDLPQTTGLDVVPFFI from the coding sequence GTGAAAGTAGGAATTGTTGGTGCAACAGGATACGGTGGATTAGAGTTAATTCGCTTTTTACATAATCATCAGGCAGTGGAGCAAATTGATTTATTTACATCCTCAGAGGAAGGTGTTGTATTTTCTTCGAAGTTTGGACACTTAGTTAATATTGCTGATAAGCCATTGCAAAAAATTGATTATGAGACATTAGAGAAATTTGATGTTGTTTTTACAAGTACACCTTCTGGGGTGACAAGTGAGCTATTGCCGCCATTAGTAGGAAAAGGTCCAAAGTTAATTGACTTGTCAGGTGATTACCGGTTAAAAGATCCAGCTAGCTATGAGGCGTGGTACGATAAAAAAGCTGCACCGCTAAAAATCATTGAGCAAAGTGTTTATGGTTTAACAGAGTGGAATGCAGACAATGTGAAAAATGCATCTCTTATTGCAAATCCAGGCTGTTATCCAACCGCAGTCCTGCTTTCGCTATTACCATTACTTAAAGAAAAATTGATTGATCCAAGTTTTCTAGTCATTGATGCGAAGAGTGGTATTTCAGGTGCTGGTAATAAGCCATCACAAACGACCCATTTTAGTGAAGCAAATGAAAGCTTCTCCATTTATAAAACAAACTCACATCAACATATTCCAGAGATTGAACAGGCCATCTCAATGTTTGCTGGTGTTGATACGGCAATTTCCTTTAATACACATTTAGTGCCTATGACGCGTGGTATTTTATCGACAGCATATGCACCTGTAATGCCGGATGTAACTGAGAGTCATTTAGTAGCTTGCTTACAGGCTACATACGAAAAGCATCCATTTGTACGAATTGTGACGGATGTAAATACCCTTGCCACGAATCGGGTGAGGGGTTCGAACTATTGCGATATTTTCGTGAAGATTGATAGTCGTACAAGACGTGCCACAATAGTTGGCGTAATTGACAATTTAGTCAAGGGGGCAGCAGGCCAAGCGATTCAAAATATGAACGTTCAGTTTGACTTACCGCAAACGACTGGACTAGATGTTGTGCCGTTCTTTATTTAA
- the acsA gene encoding acetate--CoA ligase — MKTMEKLKALPLQYNLPDYEEAKAIHDWTETEKAFSWYETGRVNMAYEAIDRHTETFRKNKVALYYNDGKRKEAFSFNEMKKLTNKAANVLKSATNLEKGDRLFIFMPRSPELYFTLLGALKMGVIVGPLFEAFMEGAVYDRLSDSDAKVLVTTPELLERVPLNKLPNLQHVFLVGTDIEETAQILDFNKRLKEASSHFDIEWVDREDGMILHYTSGSTGAPKGVLHVHNAMLQQYQSTQWVLDLREDDIYWCTADPGWVTGTSYGIFGPWLNGITMLIVGGRFSPQAWYQAIEDYSVSVWYSAPTAFRMLMGAGRGVQESYDLSSLRHILSVGEPLNPEVIRWGYEELGHRIHDTWWMTETGAHMICNYPSMDIKPGSMGKPLPGIHATIVDDAGDEVPPFTMGNLAVRRGWPAMMRQIWGNPERYESYFLKGQWYVSGDSAYMDDEGYFWFQGRVDDVIMTAGERVGPFEVESKLLEHPDVIEAGVIGKPDPVRGEIIKAFVSLREGVVPSDALIEDIRDFVKKGLSAHAAPREIEFKEKLPKTRSGKIMRRVLKAWELNLPTGDLSTMED; from the coding sequence ATGAAAACGATGGAGAAATTGAAAGCTTTACCACTGCAGTATAATTTGCCTGATTATGAGGAAGCAAAAGCAATACATGATTGGACAGAAACAGAAAAGGCATTTAGCTGGTATGAAACAGGTCGAGTAAATATGGCTTATGAAGCAATTGATCGTCATACGGAGACCTTTCGCAAAAACAAAGTAGCACTTTATTACAATGATGGGAAGCGTAAAGAAGCATTTTCTTTCAATGAAATGAAAAAGCTTACGAACAAGGCTGCTAATGTATTAAAATCTGCGACAAATTTAGAAAAAGGGGACCGCTTATTTATTTTTATGCCACGTTCTCCGGAGCTCTATTTCACATTATTAGGCGCATTAAAAATGGGTGTTATTGTTGGACCGCTTTTCGAAGCGTTTATGGAGGGGGCGGTATATGATCGACTTTCCGATAGTGATGCGAAAGTATTAGTAACAACGCCAGAGTTGCTTGAACGTGTACCTTTAAATAAGTTACCAAATTTACAGCACGTATTTTTAGTGGGTACAGATATTGAGGAAACAGCACAAATTTTAGATTTCAATAAACGCTTGAAAGAGGCGTCCTCTCACTTTGATATTGAATGGGTAGACCGTGAGGATGGGATGATATTACATTATACATCTGGATCGACTGGTGCACCGAAAGGCGTATTGCATGTACATAATGCAATGCTCCAGCAATATCAATCGACACAATGGGTGCTTGATTTACGTGAGGATGATATTTACTGGTGTACGGCTGATCCAGGTTGGGTAACAGGTACATCTTATGGTATTTTCGGGCCGTGGTTAAATGGTATTACGATGTTGATCGTAGGAGGAAGATTCTCACCACAGGCTTGGTATCAGGCAATTGAGGACTATAGCGTATCTGTTTGGTATAGCGCACCAACCGCTTTCCGTATGTTAATGGGTGCTGGTAGAGGCGTGCAAGAAAGCTATGATTTATCTTCCCTTCGACATATATTATCAGTCGGCGAACCTCTGAATCCTGAGGTTATTCGCTGGGGTTACGAAGAATTAGGGCATCGCATTCATGATACATGGTGGATGACAGAAACGGGCGCACATATGATTTGTAATTATCCAAGTATGGATATCAAGCCAGGTTCGATGGGAAAACCGCTACCAGGTATACACGCAACAATTGTGGATGATGCAGGTGATGAAGTACCACCCTTTACGATGGGGAACTTAGCAGTGCGTCGCGGTTGGCCAGCTATGATGCGTCAAATTTGGGGGAATCCAGAGCGTTATGAATCATACTTCTTAAAAGGTCAGTGGTATGTGTCAGGTGATTCTGCTTACATGGATGATGAAGGGTACTTCTGGTTCCAGGGACGTGTTGATGATGTTATTATGACAGCTGGAGAGCGTGTTGGACCATTTGAGGTGGAAAGCAAACTCCTGGAGCATCCAGATGTAATAGAGGCAGGGGTTATCGGTAAGCCAGACCCAGTCCGTGGAGAGATTATTAAGGCATTCGTATCTTTACGTGAAGGTGTTGTGCCATCGGATGCTCTGATTGAGGATATTCGTGATTTTGTCAAGAAAGGTTTGTCAGCTCACGCAGCACCACGTGAAATTGAATTTAAGGAGAAGCTTCCAAAAACACGAAGTGGTAAAATTATGCGTCGGGTGTTAAAAGCATGGGAGCTAAATTTACCAACAGGCGATCTTTCTACTATGGAAGATTAA
- a CDS encoding GNAT family N-acetyltransferase produces the protein MEHKKTFFSVTKETKHGTVYVEGPVPPEKLATYSFHEGLVAFRPPKQQQQAIIEIAGLPEGRIIIIRNEDIIVGYVTYLYPDPLERWAEDQIDNMIELGAIEVIPAYRGTGTGKTLLAVSFMGDEMEDYLVITTEYYWHWDLKGTGLNVWDYRKMMERMMSSAGFEYFATDDPEITSHPANCLMAREGKRVPPETMERFDRLRFKNRFMY, from the coding sequence ATGGAACATAAAAAAACTTTTTTTTCTGTTACAAAGGAAACAAAGCATGGTACTGTGTACGTGGAAGGACCTGTTCCTCCAGAAAAATTAGCTACATATTCATTCCACGAAGGCTTGGTTGCCTTTAGACCTCCAAAGCAACAACAGCAAGCCATTATTGAAATTGCGGGACTTCCTGAAGGTCGAATTATTATTATTCGCAATGAAGATATTATCGTAGGTTATGTTACCTATCTGTACCCCGATCCACTTGAACGTTGGGCAGAAGACCAAATTGATAATATGATTGAGCTAGGGGCTATCGAAGTAATCCCAGCCTATCGTGGAACAGGTACTGGTAAAACCTTGTTAGCCGTGTCCTTCATGGGAGATGAAATGGAGGACTATCTCGTTATTACAACTGAATATTATTGGCATTGGGATTTAAAAGGTACTGGGTTAAATGTATGGGATTATCGCAAAATGATGGAGCGAATGATGAGCTCCGCTGGCTTCGAATATTTCGCTACAGATGATCCTGAAATCACATCCCATCCAGCTAACTGCCTCATGGCACGAGAGGGAAAACGTGTGCCACCCGAGACAATGGAAAGATTTGATAGACTTCGTTTTAAAAATCGCTTCATGTATTAA
- a CDS encoding acetoin utilization AcuB family protein — protein MIVEEIMNEEPYTLAPTNTVLEALKLMREKKVRHLPVVDEDHHVLGVITERDIKEALPSSLQDEPNSAVFNAAVEEIMVKNPLVGHPLDFVEEVALTFYESKVGCLPIVSGGKLVGIVTTTDLLYTYIELTGATEPGSKIEIRVSDTPGILFEITKIFNAHHANVQSVLVYPDSENTQNKILSVRVKTLNPLAMIEDLRKKGFDVLWPNLPGVSL, from the coding sequence ATGATTGTTGAAGAAATTATGAATGAAGAGCCGTACACATTAGCTCCTACAAACACTGTGCTCGAAGCACTGAAATTGATGCGTGAAAAAAAAGTACGGCATTTACCTGTCGTAGATGAAGACCACCATGTTCTTGGCGTTATAACTGAGAGGGATATTAAAGAGGCCTTACCTTCCTCTTTGCAGGACGAACCAAACTCAGCAGTTTTCAATGCCGCTGTTGAAGAAATCATGGTGAAAAACCCACTCGTTGGCCACCCGCTTGATTTTGTAGAAGAGGTCGCACTCACTTTTTATGAATCCAAGGTAGGTTGTTTACCAATTGTCTCAGGTGGAAAATTAGTCGGCATCGTGACAACTACTGATTTGCTCTATACATACATCGAGCTAACTGGTGCCACTGAGCCAGGTTCCAAAATCGAAATACGAGTATCTGATACACCCGGTATATTGTTTGAAATCACTAAAATTTTCAATGCACACCATGCAAACGTCCAAAGCGTCTTAGTTTATCCTGATTCTGAAAATACTCAAAATAAAATTTTAAGCGTCCGAGTAAAAACACTAAATCCATTAGCTATGATTGAAGATCTTCGTAAAAAGGGCTTCGATGTCCTATGGCCTAATTTACCAGGTGTTTCATTATAA
- a CDS encoding acetoin utilization protein AcuC, with amino-acid sequence MKKAVFVYSPEQLGYKFSDTHPFNHKRLTLTMDLLKNIDALKDIDIVPARVATEEELLLAHDPKYIDIVKRAGHGELTEAQGESYGIGTEDTPIFKNMHEASAQLVGGTLTAVDYVMEGKSEHALNLGGGLHHGFRGRASGFCIYNDSTVAIRYLQEKYKARVLYVDTDAHHGDGVQWSFYEDPDVCTLSIHETGRYLFPGTGNITERGNGQGYGTSFNFPIDAFTEDESFLDIYEKAMREVFEFFKPDVVLTQNGADAHYFDPLTHLYGTMNIYKEIPKLAHKLAHEYCGGKWIAVGGGGYDIWRVVPRAWSMLWLEMTDQEMPAGALPQAWLDRWQPEAPVPFIPTWEDPIPLYEPIPRKAEIEEKNAQMLDKALHIIRIEKRV; translated from the coding sequence ATGAAAAAGGCCGTATTTGTTTATTCGCCTGAACAACTCGGATATAAATTTTCAGATACACATCCTTTCAATCATAAACGTTTGACGCTAACAATGGATTTACTAAAAAATATCGACGCTCTCAAAGATATAGATATTGTGCCAGCACGTGTCGCAACAGAAGAAGAACTCTTACTTGCACATGATCCTAAATACATTGATATTGTTAAAAGAGCCGGACATGGCGAGCTTACTGAGGCACAAGGTGAAAGCTATGGCATCGGTACAGAGGATACACCTATTTTTAAAAATATGCATGAAGCAAGTGCACAACTTGTCGGTGGGACATTAACAGCTGTCGATTATGTCATGGAAGGAAAATCTGAGCATGCCCTAAACCTCGGTGGAGGTCTACATCATGGCTTCCGTGGGCGCGCTTCGGGTTTTTGTATTTATAATGATAGTACAGTAGCTATTCGTTATTTACAGGAAAAATACAAGGCCCGTGTGCTATATGTAGATACCGATGCCCATCACGGAGACGGCGTACAATGGAGTTTTTATGAGGATCCTGATGTTTGTACTTTATCGATACATGAAACGGGACGCTACCTATTCCCAGGGACAGGGAATATTACCGAACGTGGCAATGGCCAAGGTTATGGTACATCTTTCAACTTTCCAATTGATGCATTTACTGAAGATGAAAGTTTCTTAGATATATATGAAAAAGCTATGCGTGAAGTCTTTGAGTTTTTCAAACCAGATGTAGTCTTAACACAAAATGGGGCAGATGCACATTACTTTGATCCTTTGACACATTTATATGGTACTATGAATATTTATAAAGAAATTCCGAAGCTTGCTCATAAATTAGCACATGAATATTGTGGAGGAAAATGGATTGCTGTCGGTGGCGGTGGTTACGATATTTGGCGCGTTGTTCCAAGAGCATGGTCTATGCTATGGTTGGAAATGACAGATCAAGAAATGCCTGCAGGTGCTCTGCCTCAGGCTTGGTTAGACCGCTGGCAGCCCGAAGCACCAGTGCCCTTTATTCCAACGTGGGAGGATCCAATCCCTCTCTATGAGCCAATTCCACGAAAGGCCGAAATCGAGGAAAAGAATGCACAAATGTTAGACAAAGCGTTACACATTATACGCATTGAAAAACGTGTTTAA
- the ccpA gene encoding catabolite control protein A, translating into MTVTIYDVAREASVSMATVSRVVNGNQNVKPATRKKVLEVIERLEYRPNAVARGLASKKTTTVGVIIPDIANNVYAELARGVEDIATMYRYNIILANSDQNEDKELQLLDTMLGKQVDGIVMMSDEVTEKMRLSMDHSPVPIVLAGSVDESQTIATVNIDYFQAANEAITLLIKNGHTRIGFVTGPLTYTINSKYKLEAYKKALQNAGLTIDESLIVGDESSYDTGLEAWETLSSLENPPTAYFAGSDELAIGLIHGAQDAGKSVPDDIEVISFENSKLARMVRPQLTSVALPLYDIGAVAMRLLTKLMNKEPVENEAVILPYRIEQRQSVKSQ; encoded by the coding sequence ATGACTGTTACAATTTATGATGTTGCCCGTGAAGCAAGTGTTTCCATGGCAACAGTTTCTCGTGTAGTCAACGGTAACCAAAATGTAAAACCGGCAACACGAAAAAAAGTTTTAGAAGTAATTGAACGATTAGAATATCGTCCGAACGCTGTAGCGCGTGGTTTGGCAAGTAAGAAAACAACAACAGTTGGCGTGATTATCCCGGATATTGCAAATAATGTTTATGCGGAACTGGCACGTGGCGTGGAGGATATAGCGACAATGTATCGTTACAATATTATTCTAGCCAACTCAGATCAAAATGAAGATAAAGAATTACAACTGCTGGATACAATGCTAGGTAAACAAGTGGACGGTATTGTAATGATGAGTGATGAAGTAACTGAAAAAATGCGACTGTCGATGGATCATTCACCTGTGCCGATTGTACTTGCAGGTTCAGTAGATGAGTCGCAAACAATTGCAACTGTAAATATTGATTATTTCCAGGCGGCTAATGAGGCCATTACGTTACTGATAAAAAATGGCCACACAAGAATTGGTTTTGTAACAGGGCCACTTACTTATACGATTAACAGCAAATACAAGCTTGAAGCCTATAAAAAAGCACTACAAAATGCAGGTTTAACTATAGACGAATCACTTATTGTTGGTGATGAGTCTAGTTATGATACAGGCTTAGAGGCTTGGGAAACATTATCTTCCCTTGAAAATCCCCCAACAGCTTATTTTGCAGGTAGCGATGAACTAGCAATTGGATTGATTCACGGTGCTCAGGACGCAGGTAAAAGTGTTCCAGATGATATAGAGGTCATCAGTTTTGAAAACTCAAAGCTAGCACGTATGGTGCGTCCGCAACTAACTAGTGTAGCATTGCCACTATACGATATTGGCGCTGTTGCAATGCGTCTACTGACAAAATTAATGAACAAAGAACCTGTTGAGAATGAAGCCGTTATTTTACCGTATCGTATTGAACAGCGACAATCTGTAAAAAGTCAATAA
- a CDS encoding bifunctional 3-deoxy-7-phosphoheptulonate synthase/chorismate mutase: MSQKDLESLRSQIDGLNLEILRLINERAAVVDEIGKIKEKQGVNRYDPLRERHMLDLIKEHNNGPLNQMTVDYIFKQIFKTALKQLEADKKKELLVSRKKKSEDTIININGELIGQGKPSFVFGPCAVESYEQVAAVAESIKAKGEKLIRGGAYKPRTSPYDFQGLGLEGLKILKRVSEEYGLGVITEIVTPGHLEEALEYIDVIQIGARNMQNFELLKAAGATNKPVLLKRGLAATIDEFIHAAEYIMSKGNENIILCERGIRTYEKATRNTLDISAVPILKQETHLPVFVDVTHSTGRRDLLLPCAKAAIAIGADGVMAEVHPDPSVALSDSQQQMDIPTFDAFYDTLQKFMKNHEIRA; this comes from the coding sequence ATGAGCCAGAAAGATTTAGAAAGCTTACGTAGTCAAATTGACGGATTAAACTTAGAAATTCTTCGTCTAATTAACGAGCGTGCGGCAGTAGTAGATGAAATCGGTAAAATTAAAGAAAAACAAGGTGTGAATCGTTATGATCCACTGCGTGAACGACACATGCTTGATCTGATTAAAGAACATAACAACGGACCATTAAACCAAATGACGGTTGATTATATTTTTAAACAAATCTTCAAAACAGCACTAAAACAATTAGAAGCAGATAAAAAGAAAGAATTACTTGTATCACGTAAGAAAAAATCTGAAGATACAATTATAAATATCAACGGTGAACTAATTGGCCAAGGAAAACCATCTTTCGTATTTGGCCCTTGTGCTGTAGAATCATACGAGCAAGTAGCAGCTGTAGCAGAATCTATTAAAGCTAAAGGCGAAAAACTTATTCGTGGTGGTGCATATAAACCACGTACTTCTCCATATGACTTCCAAGGTCTTGGTTTAGAAGGTCTTAAAATTTTAAAGCGTGTATCTGAAGAATATGGTTTAGGTGTAATTACCGAGATTGTGACACCAGGTCATTTAGAAGAAGCGCTAGAATATATTGATGTTATCCAAATTGGTGCTCGTAATATGCAAAACTTTGAATTATTAAAAGCAGCTGGTGCAACGAATAAGCCTGTCCTTTTAAAACGTGGGTTAGCGGCAACAATTGATGAGTTCATTCACGCTGCAGAATATATTATGTCTAAAGGGAATGAAAATATTATCCTATGTGAACGTGGTATTCGTACGTACGAAAAAGCAACACGTAACACATTAGACATCTCAGCGGTGCCGATTTTAAAACAAGAAACACATTTACCGGTATTTGTAGATGTAACGCATTCAACTGGTCGTCGTGATTTACTATTACCATGTGCGAAAGCAGCAATTGCTATCGGTGCAGACGGTGTAATGGCAGAGGTTCATCCAGATCCATCCGTAGCACTTTCTGATTCACAACAACAAATGGATATTCCGACATTCGATGCATTCTACGATACACTTCAAAAATTCATGAAAAATCATGAGATTCGTGCCTGA
- a CDS encoding cell division protein FtsA: MSSKLFALDIGTRSVVGIILVEDKDHFHVQDIIVKEHKERAMVDGQIHNVMYVAELINEIKHELEEMHGPLTKVSVAAAGRSLKTEQASVTISIRNRPIFTEEDISRLELQAVQQAQQQLLQHKEDAKLSHYYCVGYSVLYYRLDGEEIGSLLDQQGNEAQIEVIATFLPRVVVESLIAALKRANLEMDALTLEPIAAINVLIPPTMRRLNVALVDIGAGTSDIAITDKSTVVAYGMVPTAGDEITEALSDHYLLDFPVAETAKRQLQTEDEILIQDILGFDQFFAKAEVLKAIEPAVKQLAQAIGEEILRLNNRTTPKAVMLVGGGSLTPNLTTELGLVLDLPTNRIAVRGVDAIPNLTKEEHIKPSPELVTPIGIAIAAKKMPIQYMSLTVNEQVVRLFELKEMTVGDAFLAANIRAKQLYGKPGHGLSVSVNGQDIFIPGGHGQPAQILVNGQQASTKTIIKTGDAIQLIEGQDGQIAKATVRDIVDDAAIKTVTIQDIKYIIEPKITVNNAPASLDTTLNDRDIIAFQIVETVEDVFKFTNNWDLLKRFESYYIHVDGKPLYLPEFSAHLLINSKPCKLSYAVQDGDMIEFQQQALPTVQRIADQMNILLEDKIMIHFQNEVLELNKIAHEVLVNQAVVPPLSTVPNGATISFKEKDQSRWIYQDVFRFSSWQLPTTFKGNFTILRNGQPASFDMEIFGGDKLEILLEEAHLSY, from the coding sequence TTGAGTTCAAAATTATTTGCGCTTGATATCGGTACACGTTCTGTTGTCGGCATTATTTTAGTAGAAGATAAGGACCATTTTCACGTACAAGATATAATAGTGAAAGAGCATAAAGAGCGCGCCATGGTGGATGGTCAAATACATAATGTCATGTATGTGGCAGAATTAATCAATGAAATTAAACATGAGCTTGAAGAAATGCATGGCCCTTTAACAAAGGTCAGTGTAGCTGCTGCAGGTCGCTCATTAAAAACTGAGCAAGCAAGTGTGACAATTAGTATACGCAATCGGCCTATTTTTACAGAGGAAGATATTAGTCGTTTAGAGTTACAAGCCGTGCAGCAGGCGCAACAGCAGCTTCTACAGCATAAAGAGGATGCAAAATTGAGCCACTATTACTGTGTAGGCTATTCTGTGCTTTATTATCGACTAGATGGTGAAGAAATTGGTAGCCTTCTTGATCAGCAAGGAAACGAGGCACAAATTGAAGTTATTGCTACTTTCCTGCCACGCGTAGTGGTAGAATCACTCATTGCAGCTCTAAAACGCGCTAATTTAGAAATGGATGCACTCACACTAGAGCCGATTGCAGCTATAAACGTGCTAATCCCACCGACGATGCGTCGTCTTAATGTTGCGCTAGTCGATATTGGCGCAGGTACTTCGGATATTGCGATTACTGATAAAAGTACAGTTGTGGCATATGGGATGGTACCAACAGCAGGTGATGAAATCACCGAAGCGCTTAGTGACCATTACTTACTCGATTTCCCAGTAGCAGAAACGGCTAAGCGCCAACTGCAAACTGAAGATGAAATATTAATTCAAGATATTTTAGGCTTTGATCAATTTTTTGCGAAAGCCGAAGTGCTAAAAGCTATTGAGCCTGCTGTAAAACAATTGGCACAGGCCATTGGAGAAGAAATCTTACGTCTCAATAATCGTACTACTCCGAAGGCTGTAATGCTCGTAGGTGGTGGGAGTTTAACGCCAAATCTTACAACGGAACTTGGACTTGTGCTCGATTTGCCTACAAATCGTATTGCGGTACGTGGCGTCGATGCTATACCAAACTTAACAAAAGAAGAACATATAAAACCTTCACCTGAACTAGTCACACCAATTGGTATTGCCATTGCCGCAAAGAAAATGCCCATCCAATATATGAGCTTAACTGTCAATGAGCAAGTTGTCCGCCTATTTGAACTAAAGGAAATGACAGTTGGTGACGCATTTTTAGCTGCCAACATTCGTGCTAAACAATTGTATGGCAAGCCAGGACATGGTTTATCCGTGAGCGTCAATGGACAGGATATTTTCATCCCAGGTGGACACGGACAACCCGCGCAAATTTTAGTAAATGGTCAACAGGCATCAACAAAAACCATTATTAAAACTGGTGATGCCATCCAATTGATAGAAGGACAGGATGGTCAAATAGCAAAAGCTACTGTCAGAGATATTGTGGATGATGCAGCTATCAAAACGGTCACTATTCAGGACATAAAGTATATTATCGAACCAAAAATTACTGTGAATAATGCACCTGCATCACTTGATACCACATTAAACGATCGTGATATTATTGCTTTTCAGATTGTCGAAACAGTCGAGGATGTATTTAAATTCACAAATAATTGGGATTTACTAAAGCGATTTGAATCTTATTATATTCATGTAGACGGTAAGCCATTATATTTACCAGAGTTTTCTGCCCATTTATTAATTAATAGCAAGCCATGCAAATTGTCATACGCAGTCCAAGACGGAGATATGATTGAATTTCAACAACAGGCATTACCAACTGTTCAACGAATCGCTGATCAGATGAATATTTTACTTGAGGATAAAATTATGATTCATTTCCAAAATGAAGTTTTGGAGCTAAATAAAATTGCCCATGAAGTGCTCGTCAATCAAGCTGTCGTACCACCGCTTTCTACAGTACCAAATGGCGCGACAATTTCGTTCAAAGAAAAGGATCAAAGTCGATGGATTTATCAAGATGTGTTTCGTTTCTCAAGCTGGCAACTCCCTACTACATTTAAGGGAAACTTTACGATACTACGAAACGGTCAGCCAGCAAGTTTTGACATGGAAATTTTCGGTGGCGATAAGTTAGAAATACTACTTGAAGAAGCTCACCTATCATACTAA